The following proteins are co-located in the Trichormus variabilis 0441 genome:
- a CDS encoding restriction endonuclease subunit S — MKIDTFFQNFELLTDTPNAIAKLREIILQLAVMGQLVPQNPNDEPAYVLLEKIKEEKEYLLQNEKNKKNEFIEIKFDFNNKCLPGWVDTKLGYLIELVSGQHLGQEEQNDQGEGLPYLTGPADFGEFNPVATRWTNTVKALAKKNDILITVKGAGVGKANILSMEKAAIGRQLMAIRPILLEYEFIYLLIISSYEKFQALSIGSTVPGMGRKDILDFSLGLPPLAEQKRIVEKCDRLLSTCDEIEKRQQQKQESVVRMNESAIAQLLSSQNPEEFRQHWQRICNNFDLLYSIPETIPKLRQAILQLAVQGKLTRQDPNNEPASVLFEKIKFERKRLLGETNFREPKELKPIRDNEILFELPKEWVWTRIGEIFLISSGTTPNRTNHKYFEDGTEYWVKTTDLNNETVLNCEEKITKQAVLDCNLKYYPVGTVCVALYGGAGTIGKSGLLGIETTINQSVCGIYPNKYVNAKYLHLYIKLIRPLWMNFAASLRKAPNINAGVVNNMVFPLAPLAEQKRIVEKCDRLMSLCDTLEAKLKQGRDSSEKLMEVAAKQVLTA, encoded by the coding sequence ATGAAGATAGATACGTTTTTTCAAAATTTTGAATTGTTGACTGATACGCCAAATGCGATCGCAAAGTTACGAGAAATTATTTTGCAATTAGCTGTAATGGGTCAGCTTGTCCCTCAAAACCCAAATGATGAACCAGCTTATGTTTTATTAGAAAAAATTAAAGAAGAAAAAGAATATTTATTACAGAATGAAAAAAATAAGAAAAATGAGTTTATTGAAATCAAATTTGATTTCAATAATAAATGTTTACCAGGCTGGGTAGATACAAAACTTGGTTATCTTATCGAACTGGTATCAGGTCAACATCTTGGACAAGAGGAACAAAATGATCAAGGTGAAGGGCTTCCATACTTGACGGGGCCAGCAGATTTTGGAGAATTCAACCCTGTTGCAACTCGCTGGACTAATACCGTTAAAGCATTAGCAAAGAAGAATGATATTTTGATAACAGTTAAAGGAGCAGGGGTTGGAAAAGCAAATATTCTTAGTATGGAGAAAGCGGCAATTGGACGACAACTTATGGCAATACGTCCAATTTTGCTGGAATACGAGTTTATTTATCTCTTAATTATTTCTTCCTATGAGAAATTTCAAGCATTAAGCATTGGCTCTACAGTTCCAGGAATGGGAAGGAAAGATATTTTAGATTTCTCTCTTGGTTTACCTCCCCTTGCAGAACAAAAACGCATTGTAGAGAAATGCGATCGCCTCCTCTCAACTTGCGACGAAATCGAAAAACGGCAGCAGCAAAAGCAAGAGAGCGTTGTGAGGATGAATGAGAGTGCGATCGCTCAACTCCTCTCCTCCCAAAATCCCGAAGAGTTCCGCCAACACTGGCAGCGCATTTGCAATAATTTTGACTTACTCTACAGCATTCCTGAAACAATTCCTAAACTGCGTCAGGCGATTTTGCAATTGGCAGTTCAAGGTAAACTAACTCGTCAAGATCCAAATAATGAACCTGCTTCAGTTTTATTTGAAAAAATTAAATTTGAAAGAAAGCGTTTACTAGGTGAGACAAATTTTAGAGAACCAAAAGAATTAAAACCAATCCGTGATAATGAAATACTTTTTGAACTTCCAAAAGAATGGGTATGGACTAGAATTGGAGAAATTTTTCTAATTTCTAGTGGAACAACACCTAATAGGACGAATCATAAATATTTTGAGGATGGAACAGAATATTGGGTAAAAACTACGGATTTAAATAATGAAACAGTATTAAATTGTGAAGAAAAAATTACTAAGCAGGCAGTTTTAGATTGCAACCTCAAATACTATCCTGTTGGAACAGTTTGTGTAGCTTTGTATGGTGGTGCTGGAACTATCGGAAAGTCAGGTTTATTAGGTATAGAAACAACTATTAACCAATCAGTTTGTGGAATTTATCCTAATAAATATGTTAATGCTAAATATTTACACTTATATATCAAATTAATTAGACCTTTGTGGATGAATTTTGCTGCTAGTTTGAGAAAAGCACCAAATATTAATGCAGGGGTTGTCAATAATATGGTTTTTCCTCTAGCACCCCTCGCTGAACAAAAACGCATTGTAGAGAAGTGCGATCGCCTGATGTCACTCTGCGATACCCTAGAAGCCAAACTAAAACAAGGGCGAGACAGCAGCGAGAAACTGATGGAAGTCGCAGCAAAACAGGTATTAACAGCCTAA
- the vapC gene encoding type II toxin-antitoxin system tRNA(fMet)-specific endonuclease VapC, producing MIYLLDTNACIVYLNGRNLNLKRQIEQKLESDIAVCSPVKAELFYGALKSNNPSRNLVLQKAFLNRFVSLAFDDQAAEIFGVIRARLTQLGTPIGPYDLQIAAIALANNLILVTHNVNEFSRVEGLRLEDWEV from the coding sequence ATGATTTATTTGTTAGATACTAATGCTTGTATTGTTTATTTAAATGGTAGAAATCTTAATTTAAAACGTCAGATAGAACAGAAGTTAGAATCTGATATAGCGGTTTGCTCACCTGTTAAAGCAGAATTATTTTACGGAGCATTAAAAAGTAATAATCCTAGTCGCAATCTAGTTTTACAAAAAGCATTCTTGAATCGTTTTGTTTCTTTGGCTTTTGATGACCAAGCCGCAGAGATATTTGGAGTTATTCGCGCTCGACTCACTCAACTAGGAACTCCAATCGGCCCCTATGATTTACAAATAGCTGCTATCGCTTTAGCTAATAATCTGATTTTAGTAACTCATAATGTTAATGAGTTTAGCCGTGTTGAAGGTTTAAGGCTGGAAGATTGGGAAGTGTAA
- a CDS encoding type I restriction-modification system subunit M produces MSISTTIKTIQDIMRKDAGVDGDAQRINQLVWMIFLKVFDAREEEYELLEDNYKSPIPEGLRWRNWAADSEGITGDGLLDFVDNALFQTLKELRTTATDARGQMIGKVFEDAYNYMKNGTLIRQVINKLNEVDFNKKDQKKQFSEIYEKILKDLQSAGNAGEYYTPRAVTKFIVDRIKPQLGEIVFDPACGTGGFLTAAIDYIRQHFQSADVPEILQRTIRGTEKKPLPFNLCVTNLILHGIDVPSAEHDNTLARPLRDYSPHERVDVIITNPPFGGMEEDGIEDNFPATFRTRETADLFLVLIAHLLKEGGRGAIVLPDGTLFGEGVKTRIKEKLLQDCNLHTIVRLPNGVFNPYTGIKTNLLFFTKGEPTETIWYYEHPYPAGYKSYSKTKPICFEEFAPEQEWWDNREENEFAWQVSIADLKANNYNLDIKNPHKVDVEHADLDEMLAAHQKLMAELGEVRSKLKFELMEALEGNN; encoded by the coding sequence ATGTCAATTAGCACTACAATTAAGACTATTCAAGATATCATGCGGAAGGATGCGGGCGTTGATGGTGACGCGCAACGCATTAACCAGTTAGTTTGGATGATATTCCTCAAAGTTTTTGATGCTCGTGAAGAAGAATATGAACTGTTAGAAGATAATTATAAATCTCCGATTCCTGAAGGATTGCGTTGGCGGAATTGGGCAGCAGATTCTGAAGGTATCACTGGAGATGGTTTACTAGATTTTGTAGACAATGCTTTATTTCAAACCCTCAAAGAACTGAGAACTACGGCAACAGATGCCCGTGGGCAGATGATTGGTAAGGTGTTTGAGGATGCCTACAACTATATGAAAAATGGTACTCTCATCCGCCAAGTAATTAATAAACTTAACGAAGTTGATTTTAATAAAAAAGATCAGAAAAAACAGTTCAGCGAGATTTACGAGAAAATTCTCAAAGATTTGCAGAGTGCAGGTAATGCCGGAGAATATTATACTCCCCGTGCGGTGACAAAGTTTATTGTCGATAGAATTAAGCCGCAATTAGGGGAAATTGTATTTGATCCAGCTTGCGGTACAGGTGGCTTTTTAACGGCAGCAATTGATTACATTCGCCAACATTTTCAAAGTGCTGATGTCCCAGAAATTCTGCAACGGACGATTCGCGGAACTGAAAAAAAGCCGTTACCTTTTAACCTTTGTGTCACGAATCTGATTTTACATGGTATTGATGTGCCGTCAGCAGAACATGATAATACTTTGGCACGACCATTGCGCGATTATAGTCCTCACGAACGGGTGGATGTAATTATCACAAATCCGCCTTTTGGTGGGATGGAAGAAGATGGAATTGAGGACAATTTTCCCGCTACCTTCCGCACCAGAGAAACGGCAGATTTATTTCTGGTGCTGATTGCTCATTTACTCAAAGAAGGCGGTAGAGGCGCAATAGTTTTACCAGATGGTACGCTGTTTGGGGAAGGTGTGAAAACGCGGATTAAAGAAAAACTGCTGCAAGATTGCAATCTCCATACAATTGTTCGCTTACCAAATGGTGTATTTAATCCCTACACAGGTATTAAAACTAATCTGCTATTTTTCACTAAAGGGGAACCAACAGAAACGATTTGGTATTATGAACACCCTTATCCAGCAGGGTATAAATCATACTCGAAAACTAAGCCGATTTGCTTTGAGGAGTTTGCACCGGAGCAAGAATGGTGGGATAACCGCGAGGAAAATGAATTTGCTTGGCAGGTTTCAATTGCAGATTTGAAAGCTAATAATTACAACCTAGATATTAAGAATCCTCACAAAGTTGATGTAGAACACGCAGATTTAGATGAGATGTTAGCAGCACATCAAAAACTTATGGCTGAGTTGGGTGAGGTGCGGAGTAAGTTAAAATTTGAGTTGATGGAAGCATTAGAAGGTAATAATTAA